Part of the Bacteroidota bacterium genome is shown below.
ATACAGCACTACAGACAAATTTTACTCCAGAACAGCATTCAGTTATCGAGTTGGGACTGGGCTTGAATATTTTGGATTACCTTAAATTTGAGTCTTCATATCATCACCGGACAATCAAAGATGCGATTGTGTATGAACTTACAAACATTTTATATCCGTTGCATCAGTTCGTTTTCACAACGAAAGACAAAATTATTCTGCAAAGCTTGAACGGCAGCATCTCCGGGAACTTCTGGAAATTTTCAACCAACTTAAATGCTTCACTATTATTGAGTTCAAAATATTTGACTAAATTTCAATTTCCTGATTTTACTACTAATGCGGAATTATTTTTCAACGACTGTTTCTTTAATGATAATTTAAATCTTCGAATCGGCATCAAAGGAAATATTATTTCCAAACAATTAGGTTATACATTCGAACCACGAACAGGTTTACTGATACCGAATAATAATTTTATTTTAGGTAATAGCGGCAGCTTCGATGCGATAGTTTTGGCAGGAATAGGCAGCGCATTAGTTCATATTGTTTTAGAAAATGTTTTAGATGATAAATATGCTATCGTTTCTTATTATCCGATTCAAGATAGGACTTTACGATTTGGAATAACCTGGGAGTTTGAGAATTAAGAAAGACTTTCAATTTATGATTTTTGATTTTTGATTTACCGAAGTTACGCATGTTTCAATTATGAGCTAGGTAACCCATGAAAAAATTAGGCTTTCTCGATACATCCCGCCGCTTTCAGCGCCGGGACTCTCGAGTAACAACGACTTAGTCAGGAAGGATACAAATAACAAATGACCAAAATTATTACAATATTTGGAAGTTCCAGCGTATCCAAAGATAGCTTTGAATATAATAACGCGTATGAACTTGGGAAATTATTAAGCAATGCGGGATTTACCGTTTGCAACGGCGGTTACGGTGGAATTATGGAAGCGAGCGCCAAGGGAGCCAAATCGGTTGGTGGTAAAACGATTGGAGTCGTATCTGATTTCTTCAGTAAAATTCCAAACAAATTTATAGATGAAACTGTGGTTGCAGATTCTCTTTTGAGTCGACTGCAAAAATTAGTTGAACCTGGTGATGCTTATGTGGTTTTCAGAGGTGCAACAGGCACATTAGTAGAACTCGCAATAGTTTGGGAATACATTATCAAAGGAGTAATGAAAGAAAAACCGATTATCGTCT
Proteins encoded:
- a CDS encoding TonB-dependent receptor, whose product is DYKRKINMGLYAETEITSLDDATVNAYSRFDFYNSHKRFSFGGDATIKPINNLEITAGYSNSYRFPNFYELYWNNKFNTALQTNFTPEQHSVIELGLGLNILDYLKFESSYHHRTIKDAIVYELTNILYPLHQFVFTTKDKIILQSLNGSISGNFWKFSTNLNASLLLSSKYLTKFQFPDFTTNAELFFNDCFFNDNLNLRIGIKGNIISKQLGYTFEPRTGLLIPNNNFILGNSGSFDAIVLAGIGSALVHIVLENVLDDKYAIVSYYPIQDRTLRFGITWEFEN
- a CDS encoding LOG family protein; this translates as MTKIITIFGSSSVSKDSFEYNNAYELGKLLSNAGFTVCNGGYGGIMEASAKGAKSVGGKTIGVVSDFFSKIPNKFIDETVVADSLLSRLQKLVEPGDAYVVFRGATGTLVELAIVWEYIIKGVMKEKPIIVFSNYWDSVIQTITNELTNEGLEDFTKFVTQVDSAKECVAVLRSKLG